The Candidatus Nealsonbacteria bacterium genomic sequence CCGACATCTACATTTCCGCATCTACATAACATAAGATACACGGGTGAAACCCGTGTATCTTATAACGTATCTAAGCTATGACATATTAGACACCGAGTATCTAACATGAGCCAAATTAGCTGAAAAATAAACAATGTTCAACTTACAATGTTCAACTTACAACGTTGAACAGTTTGAACAATATGTTGAATTTTACGACAGGCGTAGAAAAAGTCAACAAAATTACAAGAAGTAAAATAATGGGGTCAACTCTATTTTTCTTTAACAATTTACCCCAATAATTTTATAAAGAGAGAAAAATAGAGTTGACCCTATTTACCCCTATTTGCCCGAAACTAAAAACTATTGAAAGTTTTTTGTTTATTTATTAGTATTAAGAATACGCTTCGTCAGTAATTTTTAGTTTTGAGTTTTAAATTTTTAATTTGACTGAGCGAAGCGAAGAAGCATGTCTGTTCCAAAACAAAGACATACCAAATCAAGAAGAAATAAAAGAAGGATGCATCTTTATTTAAAGACGCCGGCTTTGAGTCAATGCCCGAAATGCAAAAAACCGATAAAATCCCATATCGTTTGTTCCTGGTGCGGTTATTACAAAGGTATTGAGGTGGTTGATGTTTTGAAAAAATTAACTAAAAAAGAAAGAAAAATGAGAGAAAAAGAAATGAAGGCCCAAGAGGCAGCCGAGAAAAAAGAGGGCAAGGAGAAGCCCTTAACCTTAGAAGAACTATCAAGGAAGTAACCATTTGACTAATTGACCATTTGACAAATTGACAAGTCAAATAGTCAAATAATCAAATAATTAAAATGTCAAGCAGGCATCTATCAAGAAGCATTGTAATGCAATCGCTTTATGAATGGGATTTTTATGACAGAAAAAGGAGCTTGATTAAAATTATTGAGAAAAATATTCAAGAATTCGGCCCCAACCTAAAAGACCAAAAATTTATTTGGCAATTAGTTAATGGTTTTATAAAACATCTTTCTGAAATTGATAAAATCATTGCCACAGCCGCTCCTCAATGGCCGATTAACCAAATCAGTATTGTTGATAGAAATGTCTTAAGAATCGGTCTTTATGAATTATTGTTTGAAAGAAAAGAAAAAGTTCCTCCCAAAGTAGCCATAAACGAAGCCATTGAATTAGCCAAATCCTTTGGCGGCGAAAGCTCGGGTAAATTTATCAATGGGGTTCTGGGAACCGTTTATAGAGAAATAGAGAAAACAAAATGAAATGAAGAATTTTTCGTCTCTGGAAAAAAAATTAGGCCTGAAGTTCAAAAATAACGACTTATTAATTCAGGCCTTTTGCCACCGTTCTTATTTGAATGAAAACCCTGGTTTTTATTTATCCCATAATGAAAGATTGGAGTTTTTGGGCGATGCGGTTTTAGAGTTAGTGGTCACCGAATATCTTTATCAAAAATATCCCAAAAAATCAGAAGGCGAATTAACTAATTGGCGAGCCGCCCTGGTTAATGCTAAAATTTTAACCGAAATTGCCAGAGAATTGGATTTTAACGATTTTTTATTACTCTCTCGGGGAGAAATAAAAGAAGAAGGAAAAGCCAGGCAATATATTTTAGCCAATGTATTTGAGTCCTTTATCGGGGCGGTTTATCTTGACCAGGGATATAAAATTGTCCGGAATTTTATTGAAAAAAATTTAATCAAAGAGTTGCCCAGAATTATTGAAAAAGGTCTTTTTAAAGATGCCAAATCCTGTTTTCAGGAAGAAGCCCAAGAAAGAGCGGGAAATACCCCGCTTTATAAGGTCTTAGAAGAACAGGGTCCTGACCATGCCAAACATTTTATTGTCGGAGTTTTTTTGGGCGAAGAATTGGTGGCTAAAGGCAATGGTTTTTCAAAACAGGAGGCCGAAGAAGAAGCGGCCAAACAGGCATTAGAGATAAAAAATTGGTGACAATGACAATGACCATGACGATGACAACGAGTCATAGTCAAAGGTCATAGTCATAAGTCATACGGTATGTTAGTTATTCGTTTATTTAGAGTTGGTAAAAAAAATCAACCATCTTTTAAAATAGTGGTTACCGATAAAAAAAATCCTCCAAAGGCAGGCAGATTTATTGAGGAAGTTGGTTTTTACAATCCTTTGACCAAAGAGAAAGTTTTAAAAGGGGAGAGGATTAAATACTGGATTTCAGTTGGAGCAAAACCTTCTCCAACAGTTTTTAATTTATTAGTATCAGAAAAGGTTATTGAGGGGAAAAAAATTCCAGCTCACAAAAAACCAAAAATTAATAAAGCAGCGCCTGGCAAGGGAATCGGGGTTGAACCCCGGTAAACACCTGTCAAACGGTTTAAGTAGGTAGCCGAAATCTTATTTAAGTAAAATACACGGGTGAAACCCGTGCATGTTAGACACTCGGTGTCTAACATATATTTTGGGTGAGTAGTTCAGTGGCAGAACGCTGCTCTGATAAAGCAGAGGTCGGAGGTTCAATCCCTCCCTCACCCATCAGTTTTCGTGAAGCGAAAATAAAGGTAGGTCTGTGGTTCAGCAGCAGAACATCTCATTTGCAAACTGGCGCTAAAAATTTTATGGGCCGTTAGTTCAGTGGCAGAACGTCGCATTTGCAATGCGGAAGTCGCCAGTTCAAATCTGGCACGGTCCACCAGATTGAATTAGCCGCCTCGCTAAAGATTCGAGGTTTAATTTGATCCTTGCCGGAGGTGCAGTATAATGATAAAATAAATGTGGATGTGAAAGGTTGAATCCATAATATACTCTCCTCAAAGAAAAAATTATATGAGCAAAAAAATTATTGTCATTAGCTTGCTTTTCGTTGGACTTCTATTTACGCAAGTTTCAACGCAAGCGCAAATACAAGACCCGCTGCCAGAATTGCCGGGCGCCGGGCTTACGCCAAACAGCCCGTTTTACTTTCTGGAACGCGTCAATGAAGCTATCGGCGAGTTTCTGACTTTCAATACTGAAGCAAAAGCGAAACTTCAAGTAGGAAGAGCTCTTGAGCGCGTTGCTGAAATAAAAGCAATGTTGGCTGAAGAAGAAATTAAGCTCAGAGGATTGAATATCGGTTTTAGCAGGCTTCAGGGTCATATGAAGTGTTAGCTGAAGAAGAAATTAAGCTCAGAGGATTGAATATCGGTTTTAGCAGGCTTCAGGGTCATATGAAGAGAGCGACCGAAATTATTCAAAGATTAGAACAAAGAGGAAGAAATGTTGCCGGGTTGGCCATAGGGGTGGATACTGGTTTTGGATTTGTCAATCAGCATCTTGAGAATGTTTTTGAAGAATCAGAAGAGAAGTTAGAGAAAGCCGCAGGACTTGCGGAACAAGCGCTTGAGCAAAGATTTGCGGAACCGGCTTTTGCGCAGGCAATGGAAGAGGTGCTTCGGACAGTCGCGGCCGCCATTGACCAGGAGATTGGCCGACCCCTTGAAGGATTCAGTATTATTGAGGACGAGGTTAATGTTGACATAGACGACGACACATACTCTGCTACATACAGAGCAGAGTCGCCGCAACTGAAGGACTTGGCGGTTTTACGGGACAGGATTCTTGAGCGCGGCGTTGTCAACGAATGGGAAAGCGGCGATGTGGTTTTGGACGACGACTCTCTTGACATCACCTTTGAGAAAACATACGGAGCGGTGGATGTTATGGGAGAAACATTGTTCCCGGAGGCCTCGGTTACAATCAGCGCGACCCAGAACAGTCCAGAAATCGGTATGACAGCCATAAACTATGACATTGATATTACATTAGAGAGCGAGTCGGAACACCTCTTAGACATTCTGGATGACTTAAAAGAAGATGTTGATGACGATTTCAGCGACCTTTCGGATGTGCTGGAGGAGCAAATGGATATCAAAGAAGCTGCTGAAAAAAGCATAAGAGAAGCAGAGGAGGAAAAGCAAGAATTAGTAGATGAAGCAGCGGAAGAAGGTATTACCGTTCCCGCCGAGGCATTTGGCAAGTTTGATGATTTTCTCGCTCAGGCAAAATCAGCTCTGGCCGCAGGGAATTTTGCAGAAGCAAAACAACTTGCCAAACAGGCCGAAGCCACACTTGAAAACATTGATGACGCAATAGACGGTTTGAGGGAAGAAAAAGAATTGAAAGAAGAAGCTGAAAAAGCAATACAAGAGGCAGAAGAAGAATTAATAGAAAAACCTGAAGAAGAAAGAGAAAAGCAAGAGGAAGCTATAAAAGAACAGGAAGAACAAAACCAAGACGCAACAGAAGAAGTAGGACAAGAAGAAGCAGAAGAACAGGATTAAAACTTGAGCTCATTCCACCCCGTCATTACCTCTTTTATATTTTCCATTTTTAGATTCCGAAATGATAAAATATACAAAGTCGAAACATTAGTATTAAGAAACATTAGTATTAAGGAGGTAATAAATATGCCTTGGTTTTTTGGAGATTTTGAAAAATGTGTAGAGAAAAATGCGCGTGCGGTTTGGATTACAATGCTCGGTAAAGGCATAGGCGGTATTGGATTGGGGATTCTTTTAGTTAGTTATTTACCAGAGCATAATTGGCTACTATATGGCTGGATGTTAATTTTAGTATCATTAATACTACACATTCCAATAATAAAAGCAGTATTGAAAAAATAGCGCCCTTACTTTGATTTGATAAACTTAGTAAATTTGATAAAATATTTAACAGAGAGCCTGTCTCCAGCTGTATTTATTGGTTGGGTTATCCACAGGGTAAATTTTTTTAATTTTGTTAGAATTAATGAAACAACTTGTAAAGGTCGAATTTGCCGAAGCAAACTTAATCCGAATCTACGAATGAAATCCAAATGCTCCGAATAATTCGTGGCATTCGGATACGATTCGGATGATATTCGGATTATATTTTATGACTTTAGATTGGTATTCAGTAACCCTTAGAGCCCTTCAAGGTCTTTGGCAGGGATTCTTGATTTTTATTCCCAACCTTGTTGGGGCATTAGTTATTTTTATCATTGGTTGGTTTATTGCTGTTGGGATTGGAAAATTGATAAGCGAGATTTTAAAGCGAATAAAATTTAATCGGGTCTTTGAAAGAGGAAACTGGAAAGAAGCTTTAGAAAAAGCAGAACTTAAAATTGACGCCTCAGGATTTATTGGAGCAATTTGTAAATGGATTTTGGCGATTGTTTTTTTATCAGCAGCAGTAGAAGTATTAGGACTGAAAGAGTTTGCCGGACTTTTAAGAGAGATTTTAGCTTATCTGCCTAATGTGCTGGTGGCTGCCCTTATTTTCGTGGTTGCTATCATTTTAGCGGATATTCTAGAGAAAGTAGTCAGGGCATCGGTTGAGTCAATCAAGGTGGGCTACGGTTCTATAATCGGCGCGATTATTAAGTGGTCAATTTGGATTTTTGCCATTTCAATAGTCCTGGTCCAGTTAGGAATAGGCGCAGATTTGGTCCAGACCTTATTTACCGGCTTGGTGGCTGTTTTGGTCATTTCAGTTGGTATTGCCTTTGGATTAGGAGGGAAAGAAGTGGCAGCTGAAATTCTTGAGGATTTAAGAAAGAAATTAAAAAAATAGTTTTAGTATCAGCAAGTCAACCCCGCCCATATTTCAGTCAAAGTTTGTAATTACCGAAAGGCCTGTCGGCTTTGACCATCTATTACTACAAGTTTTTACAAAAATATGGGCGGGGGTTGACAAGTTTTGGAAATAAATTAGAATTTAATATAGTAATAATTCAGAATAGTAGCAATTCAGATACCGAGTTTCCGAAAGAAACAAGGAATAAGAGGGTCGGCGCTACTGCAAAGATTAATTATTAGCGATTATCAAATATTGAAAATATTGAAACATTGAAAAGTGAAATGAATTTTTAATTCGTGAACATTGAAAAGTTATATGAATCAAAGATTCATTGAACTCAGAAAGAATTATGGTTGAGAAAAAAATAGCTGATCAGGACTTTCTTGAATACTTAATCAAAGCCCTGGTTGATAACCCAACAGACGTCAAAGTTGATAGAAAAGTTGATGAAATGGGGGTTTTGCTTTCTTTGAAAGTGAACCCCAACGATATGGGTCAGATTATTGGAAGAGGGGGGGCTACTGCCAGAGCTATCAGAAGTCTGGTTCGAATTATTGGCTTGAGAAATCATGCCAGGGTAAATTTAAAAATCGAAGAACCGGAGGGCGGCAGACCCGAACAAGGAAGAAAAACTTCAGCCGAAGAGCTCGAAGAACTGAAATTATAAATCGAAATTGTAAGCCGTATTAGAAATACCGTTTCTAACAGGGTTTACTCTAAATAAAAACCGGGCTATTATATTACTGATAGCGCGGTTTTTATCTTTTTTGACCACCCGAACGTAGCAAAGAAGGGAGATAAGGGCAAGCCCCGAGGGGGTAAATCTCATTGACCATTGAATATATTAATATGACTTTTGACGTTGTTACTATATTTCCTCAAATTTTTAATTCCTTTTTAAAAGAGTCATTTATTAAAAAAGCCCAAGAAAAGGGCTTAATTGAAATTAAAATCCACGATTTAAGGAAGTGGACATCCGACGTCCACCGGACAGTCGATGACAGGCCTTATGGGGGAGGGCTGGGAATGGTATTGAAGATTGAACCAATTTTCAAAGCTGTAACAGCTTTGAAAAAGCGAAAAGCGAAAAACGAAAAGCGAAAAATTATTCTTTTTACGCCGAGGGGGAAGAAATTTAATCAAAAACTAGCATACAAACTTTCTAAATTGAATAGAATAATTTTTATCTGCGGCAGATACGAAGGGGTGGATGAGAGGGTGGCAAAATATATTGCTGACATTGAATTATCAATCGGCGATTATGATTTAATGGGAGGCGAGCTTCCGGCTATGGTAGTAATGGAAACAGTGGCCAGATTAATTCCCGGCGTTTTAGGAAAGCCAGAACTATTAAAAGAAAGAATTACCAAAGAGAAAGGATTTATTGAATATCCTCAATACACCCGGCCAGAAGTTTTTTCTCCAAAAAAAGGAGTAAGGTGGCGAGCGCCAAAAGTTTTAGTGTCCGGCCACCACAAAAAAATCGCCGAATGGCGAAAAAAACACAGAAAAATCATTGCCGGCCTTCTGCCGGTCAACCGAAGGTTGAAAAAATAATATTTTTATAGTAAAATTGTAAGATAAGAAAGGGTGCGTGGGAGAGTAGCTATTCCATCAGACTGTAAATCTGACGCCTTCGGGCTTCGCAGGTGCAATTCCTGCCGCACCCACAAAATGCCTGGGTAGCTCAGTTGGCAGAGCAACACATTGGTAATGTGTAGGTCGCCGGTTCAATCCCGGCCTCAGGCTCATATGGCAGTAAAAAAGAAACCATTTATAAAACTTCAGTGCAAAGAGTGTAAAAGAATTAATTACCATACTCACAAATCAAGACAAAAAACTGGTGAGAAAAAGTTAGAATTGAAAAAATTCTGCAAGTGGTGTAGAAAGCATACGGTGCACAAAGAAGCGAAAAAGTAAAATTGGGGGCGTGGTGAAATGGCTATCATAGAAATCTCCAAAATTTCCGTTCCAGGTTCGAATCCTGGCGTCCCCGCCCAGAAAATTTTTATTATTATGATTTTATCCATCAAGAAATATCCTGACCCTGTTTTGCGGAAAAAATGCCAGGAAGTTGAAAAGGTGACAGAAGAAATAAAAAAACTTACTCTTGATATGTTAGAAACAATGATTGCCAATCAGGGAATAGGCTTGGCTGCCCCCCAGGTTGGCCAGTTAAAAAGAATAATTGTAGTTCACCTGTTAGAAAAGCGGTCTCCAGAAGAAATAGTTGCCCAAAAACCTCAAGCTTTAATCAACCTCCCGAGCCACAGCGAAGGGGGGAGAAGAAAGTTTGCTTTCTTCGACCTCCCGAGCGCCAGCGAAGGGGGGAGAAGAAAGTTTGCTTTCTTCGACCTCCCGAGCGCCAGCGAAAGGGGGAGAAGAGGGCTTGCTCTCTTCAACCCTAAAATAATAAAAAAAAGCAGAGAAACCATAACAGACGAAGAAGGTTGTTTAAGTTTTCCTAAATTATTTTTAAAAATAAAAAGGGCAAAAGAAGTAGAAATTGAGGGCTTAAATGAGAGAGGAGAAAAAATTAAAATAAAAACCGAGGGTTTGCCGGCCAGAGTTTTTCAACATGAAATAGACCACTTAGACGGAATTTTATTTATTGACCACGTTAGAGTCGGGCGTAGAATATGGGAATTACTTAAATTTTATTTGAGAAGCAAGAAATAATGGCGACTCTAACGTGGTTGACCGGTTGAGTTTTTGGCAAAAATTAAAAATCCGAAAAAGATTGAAACAATTAATCTCCAATTATACCACTTAAGGAGCCATGGCAAATTAAGTAGTATGGTTTTTTAAAATGGCTTTAATTGATTCTTTAATTAAAGAAGGATGGCTGAAGACACCGAGGATAATTGAGGCATTTAAAAAAATTAAAAGGGTGGATTTTTTGCCTGAAGAAATGAAGGATTTGGCAGAGTTGAATGAAGCGCTTCCAATCGGATTTGGTCAGACAATTTCTCAACCTCTGGTAGTGGTTTTTATGTTAGAACAACTCCAGCCACAACCGGGAGAGAAAATTTTAGACATTGGTTCGGGTTCGGGTTGGACGAGCGCTCTCCTTGGGGAGATTGTTGGAGAAAAAGACCTGCCTGCCGGCAGGCAGGGAAAAGTGATAGCCATTGATATTGTGCCCGAACTTGTGGAATTTGGCAGAAAGAATGTTACTAAATATAATTTTCTTGCCCCGTACCGAACCGAAGGTTCTGGTGCGGGGATAGAGAAGGGGACTGTAGAATTAATTTGCGCTGACGGTTCCAAGGGTTATCAGAAAGAAGCGCCATATGATAAAATTTTGGTCTCGGCCTCAGCTGAAAAATTACCCTCGGCTTGGAAAGAACAATTAAAAATTGGCGGCAGAATTGTGACTCCAATTGGCACTTCCATTTGGCTTTTTATTAAAAAAACAGAAAAAGAATTTGAAGAGATTGAATATCCTGGGTTTGTTTTTGTCCCTCTTATTGAAAAGTAAACCCGGCTGACAATGACTTTTTCTAACAGGGTAAAAATATGGAAAAGCGTTTATTTTTTATTATCATAATAGCTTTAATTATAATTTTAATTGTTGCCACTTCTTTCTGGCTGGTTTTTCTGCCGGCAGAACCCTTAATCAAAAAAGAAGTGATTTTTAGCGTAGAAAAAGGAGGGGGGTTAAAAGAAATTGCTTTCAATTTGGAAAAGGAAAATCTGATAAGATGGGCGCCGGCATTCATGGCCTATGTTTTAGTTAAAGGAATTGCCGGAGGTCTTAAATCTGGAGAATACATATTATCTCCCTCAATGAACATTCCCCAAATAGCGGACAAGCTTTTTAGGGGAGATGTCATAAAAGAAAGAATTACCATAATTGAGGGCTGGAGCCTAAGAGATATTGGTTTTTATTTTGAGAACAAAGGAATGTTTCGGGTAGAAGAAGTTTGGCAGATGGCAATGAAAGATTTTTCAAACGATTTTGATTTTTTAAAAGACAAGCCGGAAAATCTGGGATTAGAAGGTTATCTTTTTCCTGATACTTATGAGATAAGAAAAAACGAAGGTTTGGAAAATATTATTAAAAGAATGTTGAATAATTTTGGCAGGAGGTTAACTCCTGATTTAAGGGAAGAAATTAAAAGGCAAAACAGAACAATTTTTGAAATAGTAACTATGGCTTCTATGATTGAAAGAGAGGTCAGAAAAAAAGAGGATAAAAAACTGGTTTCAGGAATTTTGTGGAAGAGATTGAAAATTGGTATGCCCTTACAGGTTGACGCGACAATAGCTTATATTTTAGGAAGAGAAAATTGGACATTTGATGAAATGAGAAGAGAGATTGCTTTAGGAAGAGACATTGATTCACCTTATAATACTTATAAATATAGGGGGTTGCCTCTTGGCCCAATTTCTAACCCCGGGCTTGAAAGAAAAGCAGCCAATACTGGTATTATTTATCCACTCCGGAAGGAGAAACTATTTTCAGCAAAACCTTAGAAGAACATAACATAGCCAAGGCAAAGTATTTTGAATAGTCAAAAATGCCAAACTTACAAGGCCCCGAAGGAAAACCTTCGGCTTCCTACGGGGTAAATGGTTATTGCTTTTCGGGATTTTCGGGATGCCGAATATTTTGTGCCAAAGGAGATTTTGGAAGGAGCGGGCGCTGAAATAAAAACCGCTTCTAATTCCGAGCCCGCCAGTCGGCGGACGAAGGGGGAGAAGAGATTTTTCTCTTCGACCAAAAAAGGAACTGCCATTGGGGCTGATGGCGGGGATACCGAAGTTGACTTTTTGGTTTCAGAAATCAATCTAACAGAGTTTGATGCCGTAATTTTTGTTGGCGGACCGGGGTGCCTTAAATATCTTGATAATGAAAATTCTTATAAAGTGGCCAAGGAAGCGGTTTCCCAGGATAAGATTTTAGCTTCGATTTGTATTAGCCCGGTAATTTTAGCTAAAGCTGGAATTTTGAAAGGCAAGAAGGCAACTGTTTGGTCAAGCCCAATGGACAAAAGCCCGGTTAAGATTTTAGAGGAAAATGGTACAATTTATCAAAATAAACCGGTAGTGGTTGATGGAAAAATCATTACGGCCAATGGTCCGGCCGCCGTCAGAGAATTTGGCCAAACTATTGTTGAAGTATTGACAAAGGAATAAGAATTTGCTAAATTAAAATATATTGCCGTAGACAAGAGGCAGTTTGTAAGCCCTCTTGAGGTAGAGTAATTTTAGCATGTCTGCGGTAGCAGACATTATTTTTTCACTTTTCACTTTTCACTTTTAACTTGACTGAGCCCGAAGGGCGAAGGAACATGGCTTTAACTAAAACGCAAAAACAAAAAATTATCGCGGACTTAAAAGATAAAATTGCCAGACAAAAAGCAATGATTTTTGTCAATTTTTCCGGCTTGAAAGTAAAAGACATTTTAAGTTTGAGAAAAAAAATAAAAGAAACCGGCAATGAATTAAAAGTGGCTAAAAAAACCTTATTAGACTTATCTTTTAAAAATAAGGGATTGGAAAAAATTATTGATGTTAAAAAATTAAAAGGGGAAATTGCCTTAATTTTTGGTTATCAAAATGAAATAATCCCGGCCAAAATAAGCTGGCAGTTTTCTCAAGAAAATCCCAATTTGAAAATTTTGGGAGGATTAATAGAAAATAAATTTTGGAATTCAGAGGAAGTGTTTGCTTTGGCTCAATTGCCAACCAGGGAAGAATTGTTGACAAAATTGCTTGGAAGTATTTCTGCCCCACTATCAAATTTTGTAAATGTATTATTTGGCAATCTAAGAAATTTTGTCTACATTTTATCACAAATAAAGGTCACCAAATAAAAATCAAACTAATACAAATAAGGCAATCGCCGTATATGTGTTAGTAGTAAAATGGTAGAAGAAAAAGAAACAAAAAAAATAGAAAAAGAGGAAAAAGTAAAAGTTCCGGAGAAATTTAAAAAATTAGTTGAAGAAATAGAGAAACTTTCTGTTTTGGATTTGGCTGAATTGGTCAAGGTTTTGGAGAAGAAATTTGGAGTTTCGGCCGCCCCTCAAATGGTAGCTGCTTCAACCGCCACCCCGGCTGCCGCACCAGCAGCTGAAGAAAAGAACGTTTTTAATGTTGTTTTGACGGTTGTTGGCGATAAAAAAATTGAGGTGATTAAGGTAGTTAGGGATATTACGCAAAAGGGGTTAAAAGAAGCCAAAGATTTGGTTGATGCCGCAGCGAGCGGTCCGCAGGTTGTCAAAGAAAACGTCAAAAAAGAAGAAGCCGAGGACTTGAAGAAGAAATTTGAGACAGCCGGCGCCAAAATAGAGTTGAAATAAGACAGCTATAATCTAAAAATTAGAAAACCAACCAAAAGAAATAAAATTAAAATTAAAATTAAAACCAAGCTTCTTTTTAAATTTGAAGGAATTTTGACTTGAAACAACACCTTTAGGGTTTTAGGAAATAGGCGCAGATTTAGACCCATTTTTGGAAAAACCGTTTTTTGGCTAAAAACCAGAATAGTCCGAGATAATTTTCTTTTTAAAAATCCATTAATTTTTACCAGTTTGTCTTTTAAAAACAAAAGAAATTTGGATAAAGAAACTTCTTTTGGTTTTTCTCTAAAAGCAAAAAACTCTTTTAATTCTTCTTTTTTTGAAAAATGAATCAAAAGACAAATTCCGGAAATTTTTAAAAACTCTTTTTCTCTTGTTTTTAAAATCTCTTTCAACCCCTTTTCTTTAAAGGGAAT encodes the following:
- the rpmF gene encoding 50S ribosomal protein L32 — its product is MSVPKQRHTKSRRNKRRMHLYLKTPALSQCPKCKKPIKSHIVCSWCGYYKGIEVVDVLKKLTKKERKMREKEMKAQEAAEKKEGKEKPLTLEELSRK
- the nusB gene encoding transcription antitermination factor NusB, producing the protein MSSRHLSRSIVMQSLYEWDFYDRKRSLIKIIEKNIQEFGPNLKDQKFIWQLVNGFIKHLSEIDKIIATAAPQWPINQISIVDRNVLRIGLYELLFERKEKVPPKVAINEAIELAKSFGGESSGKFINGVLGTVYREIEKTK
- the rnc gene encoding ribonuclease III, translated to MKNFSSLEKKLGLKFKNNDLLIQAFCHRSYLNENPGFYLSHNERLEFLGDAVLELVVTEYLYQKYPKKSEGELTNWRAALVNAKILTEIARELDFNDFLLLSRGEIKEEGKARQYILANVFESFIGAVYLDQGYKIVRNFIEKNLIKELPRIIEKGLFKDAKSCFQEEAQERAGNTPLYKVLEEQGPDHAKHFIVGVFLGEELVAKGNGFSKQEAEEEAAKQALEIKNW
- the rpsP gene encoding 30S ribosomal protein S16, producing the protein MLVIRLFRVGKKNQPSFKIVVTDKKNPPKAGRFIEEVGFYNPLTKEKVLKGERIKYWISVGAKPSPTVFNLLVSEKVIEGKKIPAHKKPKINKAAPGKGIGVEPR
- a CDS encoding KH domain-containing protein, whose protein sequence is MVEKKIADQDFLEYLIKALVDNPTDVKVDRKVDEMGVLLSLKVNPNDMGQIIGRGGATARAIRSLVRIIGLRNHARVNLKIEEPEGGRPEQGRKTSAEELEELKL
- the trmD gene encoding tRNA (guanosine(37)-N1)-methyltransferase TrmD produces the protein MTFDVVTIFPQIFNSFLKESFIKKAQEKGLIEIKIHDLRKWTSDVHRTVDDRPYGGGLGMVLKIEPIFKAVTALKKRKAKNEKRKIILFTPRGKKFNQKLAYKLSKLNRIIFICGRYEGVDERVAKYIADIELSIGDYDLMGGELPAMVVMETVARLIPGVLGKPELLKERITKEKGFIEYPQYTRPEVFSPKKGVRWRAPKVLVSGHHKKIAEWRKKHRKIIAGLLPVNRRLKK
- the rpmG gene encoding 50S ribosomal protein L33; translation: MAVKKKPFIKLQCKECKRINYHTHKSRQKTGEKKLELKKFCKWCRKHTVHKEAKK
- a CDS encoding peptide deformylase, with protein sequence MILSIKKYPDPVLRKKCQEVEKVTEEIKKLTLDMLETMIANQGIGLAAPQVGQLKRIIVVHLLEKRSPEEIVAQKPQALINLPSHSEGGRRKFAFFDLPSASEGGRRKFAFFDLPSASERGRRGLALFNPKIIKKSRETITDEEGCLSFPKLFLKIKRAKEVEIEGLNERGEKIKIKTEGLPARVFQHEIDHLDGILFIDHVRVGRRIWELLKFYLRSKK
- the pcm gene encoding protein-L-isoaspartate O-methyltransferase, which produces MALIDSLIKEGWLKTPRIIEAFKKIKRVDFLPEEMKDLAELNEALPIGFGQTISQPLVVVFMLEQLQPQPGEKILDIGSGSGWTSALLGEIVGEKDLPAGRQGKVIAIDIVPELVEFGRKNVTKYNFLAPYRTEGSGAGIEKGTVELICADGSKGYQKEAPYDKILVSASAEKLPSAWKEQLKIGGRIVTPIGTSIWLFIKKTEKEFEEIEYPGFVFVPLIEK
- the mltG gene encoding endolytic transglycosylase MltG — translated: MEKRLFFIIIIALIIILIVATSFWLVFLPAEPLIKKEVIFSVEKGGGLKEIAFNLEKENLIRWAPAFMAYVLVKGIAGGLKSGEYILSPSMNIPQIADKLFRGDVIKERITIIEGWSLRDIGFYFENKGMFRVEEVWQMAMKDFSNDFDFLKDKPENLGLEGYLFPDTYEIRKNEGLENIIKRMLNNFGRRLTPDLREEIKRQNRTIFEIVTMASMIEREVRKKEDKKLVSGILWKRLKIGMPLQVDATIAYILGRENWTFDEMRREIALGRDIDSPYNTYKYRGLPLGPISNPGLERKAANTGIIYPLRKEKLFSAKP
- a CDS encoding DJ-1/PfpI family protein encodes the protein MPKEILEGAGAEIKTASNSEPASRRTKGEKRFFSSTKKGTAIGADGGDTEVDFLVSEINLTEFDAVIFVGGPGCLKYLDNENSYKVAKEAVSQDKILASICISPVILAKAGILKGKKATVWSSPMDKSPVKILEENGTIYQNKPVVVDGKIITANGPAAVREFGQTIVEVLTKE
- the rplJ gene encoding 50S ribosomal protein L10; the encoded protein is MALTKTQKQKIIADLKDKIARQKAMIFVNFSGLKVKDILSLRKKIKETGNELKVAKKTLLDLSFKNKGLEKIIDVKKLKGEIALIFGYQNEIIPAKISWQFSQENPNLKILGGLIENKFWNSEEVFALAQLPTREELLTKLLGSISAPLSNFVNVLFGNLRNFVYILSQIKVTK
- the rplL gene encoding 50S ribosomal protein L7/L12; this encodes MVEEKETKKIEKEEKVKVPEKFKKLVEEIEKLSVLDLAELVKVLEKKFGVSAAPQMVAASTATPAAAPAAEEKNVFNVVLTVVGDKKIEVIKVVRDITQKGLKEAKDLVDAAASGPQVVKENVKKEEAEDLKKKFETAGAKIELK